From a region of the Balaenoptera musculus isolate JJ_BM4_2016_0621 chromosome 15, mBalMus1.pri.v3, whole genome shotgun sequence genome:
- the NTN3 gene encoding netrin-3 produces the protein MPGWPWGLLLAAGTLSAALSPGPPAPADPCHDEGGAPRGCVPGLVNAALGREVLASSTCGRPATRACDASDPRRAHPAALLTSAGGTTSPVCWRSDSLTQVPLNVTLTVPLGKAFELVFVSLRFCSAPPTSVALLKSQDHGRSWTPLGFFSSRCGLDYGRVPAPADGPAGLGPEALCFPEPQAQPDGGGLLAFSVQDGSPPGLDLDSSPVLQDWVTATDIQVVLTRPTMLGDTRDAMAMVPYSYSATELQVGGRCKCNGHAARCLLDSQGHMICDCRHGTEGPDCGRCKPFYCDRPWQRATAREAHACLACSCNGHARRCRFNMELYRLSGRRSGGVCLNCRHNTAGRHCHYCQEGFYRDPGRALSDRRACRACDCHPVGAAGKTCNQTTGQCPCKDGVTGLTCNRCAPGFQQSRSPVAPCVKTPVPGPTEESSPVEPQDCDLHCKPARGSYRISLKKFCRKDYAVQVAVRARGEARGSWTRFPVAVLAVFRSGEERARRGSSVLWVPARDAACGCPRLLPDRRYLLLGGGPGAAAGGPEGRGPGLSAARGSLVLPWRDAWTRRLRRLQRRERRGRCGAA, from the exons ATGCCCGGCTGGCCCTGGGGGCTGCTGCTGGCCGCGGGCACGCTCTCGGCCGCGCTGAGCCCGGGGCCGCCGGCGCCCGCCGACCCCTGCCATGACGAGGGGGGCGCGCCCCGCGGTTGCGTGCCCGGCCTGGTGAACGCGGCCTTGGGCCGCGAGGTGCTGGCGTCCAGCACGTGCGGGCGGCCGGCCACGCGGGCCTGCGACGCTTCGGACCCGCGGCGGGCACACCCCGCCGCCCTCCTGACCTCCGCAGGGGGCACCACAAGCCCGGTGTGTTGGCGTTCGGACTCGCTGACGCAAGTGCCCCTCAACGTGACCCTCACAGTGCCCCTCGGCAAGGCTTTTGAGCTGGTGTTCGTGAGCCTGCGCTTCTGTTCTGCACCCCCCACTTCGGTGGCCCTGCTCAAGTCGCAGGACCATGGCCGAAGCTGGACCCCACTGGGCTTCTTCTCCTCCCGCTGTGGCCTGGACTATGGCCGCGTGCCTGCCCCTGCCGATGGCCCAGCTGGCCTGGGGCCCGAAGCCCTGTGcttccctgagccccaggcccagcctgaTGGGGGTGGCCTTCTGGCCTTCAGCGTGCAGGACGGCAGCCCGCCAGGCCTGGATCTGGACAGCAGCCCGGTGCTCCAAGACTGGGTGACCGCCACAGACATTCAAGTAGTGCTCACAAGGCCTACCATGCTGGGGGACACGAGGGATGCCATGGCCATGGTCCCTTACTCTTACTCAGCCACTGAGCTCCAGGTAGGCGGGCGCTGCAAGTGCAATGGGCATGCCGCCAGGTGCCTGCTGGACAGCCAGGGCCATATGATCTGCGACTGCCGTCATGGCACCGAGGGCCCCGACTGCGGCCGCTGCAAGCCCTTCTACTGCGACAGACCATGGCAGCGGGCCACGGCCCGGGAAGCCCACGCCTGCCTTG CTTGCTCCTGCAATGGCCATGCCCGCCGCTGCCGCTTCAACATGGAGCTGTACCGACTGTCTGGCCGCCGCAGTGGAGGTGTCTGCCTCAACTGCCGGCATAATACCGCCGGCCGGCACTGCCACTACTGCCAGGAGGGCTTCTATCGAGATCCAGGCCGTGCCCTGAGTGACCGCCGCGCTTGTAGGG CCTGTGACTGTCACCCTGTTGGTGCTGCTGGCAAAACCTGCAACCAGACCACAGGCCAGTGTCCCTGCAAGGATGGCGTAACTGGCCTCACCTGCAACCGCTGTGCCCCTGGCTTCCAGCAGAGCCGCTCTCCAGTGGCACCCTGCGTTA AGACCCCTGTCCCTGGACCCACTGAGGAGAGCAGCCCTGTGGAGCCCCAGG ACTGCGACTTGCACTGCAAACCTGCCCGTGGCAGCTACCGCATCAGCTTGAAGAAGTTCTGCAGGAAGGACTACG CGGTGCAGGTGGCTGTGCGCGCGCGCGGCGAGGCGCGCGGCTCCTGGACCCGCTTCCCGGTGGCCGTGCTCGCCGTGTTCCGGAGCGGCGAGGAGCGCGCGCGGCGCGGGAGCAGCGTGCTGTGGGTGCCGGCGCGGGACGCCGCCTGCGGCTGCCCGCGCCTGCTACCCGACCGCCGCTACCTGCTGCTGGGGGGCGGGCCGGGGGCCGCGGCCGGGGGTCCCGAGGGCCGGGGGCCCGGGCTCAGCGCCGCCCGCGGGAGCCTCGTGTTGCCCTGGCGGGATGCGTGGACTAGGCGCCTTCGGAGGCTTCAGAGGCGCGAGCGGCGGGGGCGCTGCGGGGCGGCCTGA
- the TEDC2 gene encoding LOW QUALITY PROTEIN: tubulin epsilon and delta complex protein 2 (The sequence of the model RefSeq protein was modified relative to this genomic sequence to represent the inferred CDS: inserted 1 base in 1 codon): MLLAGSSRRLVAELRDALDSCAERQRQLERSLRVSRRLLRAWEPAETLAPEPTPGPETNEEAPSAACAPSPQDLKELELLTQALEKAVRVRKGLSKAGEGDXAPSLKSGSIATSPATRASAPPSTSRRAGSRASETEPPRGIRQTRVPAKDLPERRLLSVGDQACMGQRAGATKPESGLRNEQIVLSAASQAPEAFTLKDKGILLQLPEAFRKASSRNSRLWAQLSSTQTSDSVDAATTAKMQFLQKMQTTSGWPGSRLSATEVEAEVRHLQKACLLLRLRMGEELTADPKDWMQEYRCLLTLEELQAIVGQCLHRLRELCTAVVEQQLGPWPEGRFPRASLPCGGEADPTWSPQLLLYSSTQELQTLASLRLRVAMLHQQIHLEKVLMAELLPLVSKQEPLGPPWLALCRAVHSLLCEGGQRFLTILREDKPAD; this comes from the exons ATGTTGCTTGCCGGCAGCTCGCGCCG GCTAGTGGCCGAGCTGCGTGACGCCCTGGACTCGTGCGCCGAGCGACAGCGGCAGCTGGAGCGGAGCCTGCGAGTCTCCCGGCGGCTGCTGCGTGCCTG GGAACCAGCCGAGACCCTGGCTCCGGAGCCAACCCCAGGGCCAGAAACTAATGAAGAGGCCCCATCTGCAG CATGCGCACCCAGCCCGCAAGACCTCAAGGAGCTGGAGCTTCTGACCCAGGCACTGGAGAAGGCTGTACGGGTGCGAAAAGGTTTATCAAAGGCTGGAGAAGGAG AGGCCCCCAGCCTGAAGTCTGGGTCCATTGCCACTTCCCCTGCCACCAGAGCCTCTGCCCCACCCAGCACCTCACGCAGGGCTGGCAGCCGTGCATCAGAGACAGAACCCCCCAGGGGCATCCGCCAAACCAGGGTGCCTGCCAAGGACCTCCCTGAGCGCAGGCTTCTGTCAGTGGGGGATCAGGCCTGTATGGGGCAAAGGGCTGGAGCCACCAAGCCTGAATCAGGCCTCAGGAACGAACAAATAGTCCTGTCGGCTGCTTCTCAGGCCCCAGAAGCTTTTACACTCAAGGATAAGGG GATCCTGCTGCAGCTGCCCGAGGCCTTCAGGAAAGCGTCTTCCCGGAATTCCCG CCTGTGGGCCCAGCTCAGCTCTACACAGACCAGTGATTCTGTGGATGCTGCTACCACCGCCAAAATGCAGTTCCTCCAGAAAATGCAGACAACT TCAGGCTGGCCTGGCTCCAGGCTCAGTGCCACCGAGGTGGAGGCAGAGGTGCGGCACCTGCAGAAGGCCTGCTTGCTGCTAAGACTTCGAATGGGGGAAGAGCTCACGGCAG ACCCCAAGGACTGGATGCAGGAGTACCGCTGCCTGCTCACCTTGGAGGAGCTGCAGGCCATCGTGGGGCAGTGTCTCCACAGGCTGCGGGAGCTGTGCACAG CAGTGGTGGAACAGCAGCTGGGGCCGTGGCCTGAGGGGAGGTTCCCCAGGGCCTCCTTGCCCTGTGGAGGAGAAGCAGACCCTACCTGGAGCCCCCAGTTGCTTCTCTACTCTAGTACCCAGGAGCTGCAGACCCTGGCATCCCTCAGGCTGCGGGTGGCCATGCTGCACCAGCAGATCCACCTGGAAAAG GTCCTGATGGCCGAACTCCTCCCCCTGGTGAGCAAGCAGGAGCCGCTGGGGCCACCCTGGCTAGCGCTGTGCCGGGCTGTCCACAGCCTGCTCTGTGAGGGAGGCCAGCGCTTCCTCACCATCCTACGAGAAGATAAGCCTGCTGACTGA